In Nicotiana tabacum cultivar K326 chromosome 11, ASM71507v2, whole genome shotgun sequence, a single window of DNA contains:
- the LOC107810366 gene encoding pentatricopeptide repeat-containing protein At4g22760 yields MLASKITILLAKPLSINQTKQIHAAILVNGLLNLESSLVQQIINSTSNYSWNTSRYIKLILNHVQTLDVFSVASTIRFFSRHCQFREAIDLYGKLQRCGVSPNTFAVSSALKACARILYRSGGTSIHAQVYKYGFCNAVYVQTALVDFYSKVGNMDFAHNIFSEMVGKNIVSWNSILGGYVRSGDLAKAHRVFDEMPEKDVISWNIIISGYARVRNMEQAYALFRQMPERSSASWNAMISGYVDCRNVELARSFFEAMDQKNNVSYIILISGYSKCGDVESAEELFGRLNKKDHLVYNAMIACYAQNSQAKEALQLFNEMLQLDLQPDKMTLASALSACSQLGDLKFGSWIESFMNEAGIQMDDYLVTSLIDLYAKCGSVDKAYKLFHGLKKKDLVAYTAMILGCGINGRANDAIKLFDEMMNAEINPNIVTVTGILTAYSHIGMVEEAYRCFISLQKYGLSPTVDHYAIVVDLLSRAGRLDEAHGLINSMPTRPHAGVWGALLLGCSLHNNLELGETAARHCMELEPESSGYLSLLANIYASSGRWDDAERLRKGVEEKGYGKLPGCSWMEVKT; encoded by the coding sequence ATGCTGGCCTCTAAAATTACGATCTTGTTGGCTAAGCCTCTGTCTATTAATCAAACAAAGCAAATCCATGCTGCAATACTTGTTAACGGTCTCTTGAATCTTGAGTCCTCACTAGTTCAGCAGATAATTAACTCTACAAGCAATTACTCTTGGAATACCTCGCGTTATATTAAGCTAATCCTCAACCATGTGCAAACTTTAGATGTCTTCTCAGTTGCTTCCACCATCCGCTTCTTTTCTCGGCATTGTCAGTTCAGGGAGGCCATTGATTTATATGGAAAGTTGCAGAGATGCGGGGTTAGTCCCAACACTTTTGCTGTATCATCTGCTTTAAAGGCTTGTGCTAGGATTTTGTACAGGTCTGGTGGAACATCTATTCATGCACAAGTTTACAAGTATGGCTTCTGTAATGCTGTCTATGTGCAGACAGCTCTAGTAGATTTTTATTCAAAAGTGGGTAATATGGACTTTGCCCATAACATCTTTAGTGAGATGGTCGGGAAAAATATAGTATCATGGAATTCAATACTAGGTGGATATGTAAGATCTGGTGACTTAGCAAAGGCACATAGGGTTTTTGATGAAATGCCAGAGAAAGATGTCATTTCTTGGAACATAATCATTTCTGGGTATGCTAGGGTGCGGAATATGGAGCAAGCATATGCATTGTTTAGACAGATGCCAGAGAGAAGTTCTGCCTCATGGAATGCGATGATCAGCGGATATGTAGATTGTAGGAACGTAGAATTAGCTCGCAGTTTTTTTGAGGCAATGGACCAAAAGAATAATGTTTCATATATCATATTGATTTCTGGATACTCAAAGTGTGGAGATGTTGAATCAGCTGAGGAACTCTTTGGACGATTAAATAAGAAAGACCATCTCGTATATAATGCCATGATAGCTTGTTATGCTCAAAACAGCCAGGCAAAAGAAGCTCTGCAGCTGTTCAATGAAATGCTTCAGTTAGATTTACAACCTGATAAAATGACCTTGGCAAGTGCACTTTCTGCTTGTTCTCAGCTGGGAGATTTGAAGTTTGGTTCTTGGATTGAGTCTTTCATGAATGAAGCTGGAATTCAAATGGACGACTACTTGGTTACCAGTTTGATCGACCTGTATGCAAAATGCGGAAGTGTCGATAAAGCTTACAAGCTTTTTCATGGCTTGAAAAAGAAGGATTTGGTAGCATATACTGCAATGATACTGGGATGTGGAATAAATGGTAGGGCTAATGATGCTATCAAATTGTTTGATGAGATGATGAATGCTGAAATTAACCCAAACATAGTCACAGTCACAGGGATATTGACTGCCTACAGTCACATTGGTATGGTAGAAGAAGCATACCGTTGCTTTATCTCCTTGCAAAAGTATGGACTTTCTCCCACAGTTGATCATTACGCTATAGTAGTTGACCTTTTAAGTAGGGCTGGGCGGTTAGACGAAGCACATGGCTTGATCAACAGCATGCCAACGCGGCCTCATGCTGGTGTCTGGGGAGCATTGCTTCTCGGTTGCAGTTTGCATAACAACTTAGAGCTTGGGGAGACTGCAGCCAGGCATTGTATGGAGTTGGAACCTGAGAGTTCGGGCTATCTTTCTCTTCTAGCAAATATCTATGCTTCTTCGGGAAGGTGGGATGATGCTGAAAGGTTGAGAAAAGGGGTTGAAGAAAAGGGATATGGCAAGCTGCCTGGTTGCAGTTGGATGGAAGTAAAAACTTAG
- the LOC107810367 gene encoding ATPase GET3B, translating to MFSISSSTKPMEVVSYAHSFSSFGHPRSLFKFSSTTFISLKKQPMKSLQVRAVAAPAEATAGFDEMVSGTQRKYYMLGGKGGVGKTSCAASLAVKFANSGHPTLVVSTDPAHSLSDSFAQDLTGGTLVPVEGPYSPLFALELNPEKAKEEFRSATQTSEGSGIKDFMDGMGLGVFAEQLGELKLGELLDTPPPGLDEAIAISKVIQFLESQEYNMFTRIVFDTAPTGHTLRLLSLPDFLDKSIGKILKLRQKIASATSAIKSVFGQEGTPKPDAAEKLERLRERMIKVRELFRDTTSTEFVIVTIPTVMAISESSRLCASLKKEDVPVRRLIVNQILPPSASDCKFCAMKRKDQSRALDMIQNDQELSSLMLVQAPLVDVEIRGVPALQFLGDIVWK from the exons ATGTTTTCAATTTCATCTTCAACTAAGCCAATGGAAGTTGTGAGTTATGCCCATTCTTTCAGTTCTTTTGGACACCCACGTTCTCTCTTCAAATTCAGCTCGACTACTTTCATCTCTTTAAAGAAACAGCCCATGAAATCTTTGCAAG TGAGAGCAGTAGCTGCTCCTGCAGAAGCCACTGCTGGATTTGATGAAATGGTTTCTGGGACCCAGCGTAAGTATTACATGCTAGGCGGTAAAGGAGGAGTTGGGAAGACAAGTTGTGCTGCTTCACTTGCTGTAAAATTTGCAAATAGTGGTCATCCCACTTTAGTAGTTTCAACTGATCCCGCACATTCCTTAAGTGATTCTTTTGCTCAG GATTTGACTGGCGGCACTCTAGTTCCAGTTGAAGGACCCTATTCTCCATTATTTGCCCTTGAG TTAAATCCTGAAAAGGCAAAGGAAGAGTTTCGAAGTGCAACCCAGACAAGTGAAGGATCTGGTATCAAAGACTTTATGGATGGCATGGGACTCGGGGTGTTTGCTGAacag CTTGGGGAATTAAAGCTTGGAGAACTGCTGGATACACCCCCTCCTGGTCTAGATGAAGCAATTGCAATTTCAAAG GTTATCCAATTCCTTGAATCACAGGAATACAATATGTTTACTCGTATAGTGTTTGACACAGCCCCGACG GGACATACTCTGCGACTCTTGTCCTTGCCAGATTTCTTGGATAAATCAATTGGAAAGATATTGAAG TTGAGACAGAAGATAGCTTCAGCCACTTCAGCAATAAAGTCTGTCTTTGGCCAGGAAGGAACGCCAAAGCCAGATGCT GCAGAAAAATTAGAGCGGTTAAGGGAGAGGATGATAAAAGTAAGAGAGCTTTTTCGTGACACAACCTCAACGGAATTTGTCATAGTGACAATCCCCACG GTTATGGCAATTAGTGAATCGTCAAGGTTGTGTGCttccttaaagaaggaagatgttcctgtaaGGAGGCTTATTGTTAACCAGATTCTTCCGCCATCGGCCTCAGATTGCAAGTTCTGCGCAAtgaaaagaaag GACCAAAGTCGTGCTCTGGATATGATCCAGAATGACCAAGAGCTCTCTAGCCTGATGTTGGTCCAGGCACCCCTTGTTGATGTTGAGATAAGAGGTGTTCCAGCTCTTCAGTTTTTAGGGGATATTGTgtggaaatga